ACCTTCTTTAAGTGGTTGTTACACTTAGCAAGTGAGGAAGTGTTGCTTCCCTCCCCTACGCCACCAAAGCTCTAGACTCTacttgccaaggcagagcaccaattgaattcttcatttctaatatttcagtttagtTTACTATCTCTATCTCCTGAGAGAATTTCTCACCTGTCTGCAGATGGTCTAGAGATGGGGATCTCACCTGTTGGACGTGGAGGCTTGCAAGGCAGAGAGCAGATCCTTTGTACCCTGTGACTTAGAGAGTCTGCACTCTATGATTATGTGACATCTACATAGTCTGGGGAAAGTGTGGGGTGTGGCTGTGTCATTGGAAATCACGCAGTCTGCCGTCACAAGCTCAgaactcctgggaaagcaaagaggatggcccaagtccttggatccctgcacttgcatgggagatccagaagaaactcgtggctcttggcttcagatcagctcagctctggccattgtggccatttggggagtgaaggagtggatggaagaccactctctctctctctctctctctctctctctctgtctctacgtctctctgtaactctgtcttcaaataaataaaataaatctttaaaaaaaaagcagagagccaCCTTGCCCAATCTGGGTGTACTCTGGGTGCTTGCCCCATACACAAAAGTGGGCCACAGCTCCCTGCTTCCACCTGCACATACCTCTGGATATCTACTATAAACCACAGTGTTCCAGTATTCTATGGAGGCAAATTCTCAAGAACAAAGCCATCAGAAAAGATATCAACACTTTTCAcaaaaatctctccctccctcccttgcatcctccctccctccttcctttttctcttcctccttcccaatcagttttttctttctgagaTCCAATTTAAGCTTATCTAAATATTTTGACAGTGTCCCACAGTGTTTGAATGCTATGTTACTTTTTTCATGCTTTACTTATTTGTTCTTTCATTTGGGTAGCATTTTGAACTACCTCTgtgtttcctgtgtttttctttcagcATTGACACCATGGAAGGGACATCTCAACTTCGATGTCATGTTTTTCTTTAcagcatttttattgaattttttgtaCATTTTCAAGTCACACATGATATGCATTACTCCTATTAATTTCTTTATCACATTAATTATAGCTCTTTTAAATTGATatcttaaaatttcaaaattttagaataatttctgAATGTCATCTATGACCAACTTTATTTCAGGACCAAGCATTACTACTGTTCTTTCCCTTATTCCTCAGGCACCTCATTTGCTTGAAAGCTGCTTCATTTTTTTCGAAATGGGAGATAGTGATAAACAGTATTTATATCTGACAATGGATGCATATCCTCTGGAGCAGTTAGTGTAGGCAAAATAGACAAACTACTCAGGAGTTCATTTGGTTTGGGCTTATTTTTTTGCTATGCTCAACACAAAGCAGAATTGAATTctctacattttttgtttttttggacaggcagaattagacagtgagagagagagagagaggcagagagaaaggtcttcctttttccattgattcaccccccccaagtggccgctaaggctgaCACTGCGcagatgcgaaggcaggagccaggtgcttcctcctggtttcccatgcgggtgcaggggccaagcatttgggccatcctccactgccttcctgggccacagcagatagctggactggaagaggagcaaccaggacagaatccggcgccccgacccggactagaacaggggtgccggcgccgcaggtggaggattagcctagtgagctgcggcgccggcctactctacttttttttaaaaagattttttatttatttatttgacaggtagagttacagacagtgaaagagagagacagagagaaaggtcttccttccattggttcattccccaaatggctgcaatcccagagctatgcctatccaaagACAGAAGTCAGGtgttttctcttggtctcccattgggagcagggacccaagcacttgggccatcctccactgccttcccaggccatagcagagagcaggactagaagaggagcaacggggactagaaccagcacccatatgggatgccggcaccacaagcggaggactaacctagtgcgccatggcgctggcccttcaGTTTATGCTGAATCTGCCACGCTGGTGAGGATTTTCATGCAACACCTCAACCACCCATAATCTTTGCATTCATGAAACACAGAGAAACTTTCTTTAAGGGCTCTTGACCTTACATACTAGTAGAAGAAAGCAGTTGTTGCTTGCTCTTCAGTGCTTACTAAGCTCCTAGCAGAGAACATGGTTACCTATTGGCCTGGTTGTCATAGTTCTGCATATGCTAATTACCTGGCCTTGGTGGTGGGGTTTATTCTGTTCCTTCTTTCTTGTGTTAGACAGATGGCTCTATCCTTGTGTATGGCAGGTCTCCACAAGCTGTAACAAGTAGTATTGGAGAGTGTTATCAACCTGCGTTGTGAAGTAAATCATGCTGATCTTCAGAGCTCAGAAGCTTTATTCTCCATCAAACACTAATATGGAactattaagaaaaagaatatttaactGAGATGCCAAAAAGTGGGGCGaggggcagggatccaaatagAGTTTCTGAGAAATCCCAAAGTGAGAATCACGAATCCATCAAGTAGGGATATTTCCACTGCTGATTGGTTACACCACCAAAAAGTAATTCCCATTGAAAACAGAATTATTatttgatccagccatcccactattCCTTTTGTAACCAAATGAATTGACTTCAGTGTATTCAAGAATCTGCACTTGCATGTTTATTTCAGACTGTTCACAAAAATCAAGATATGAGATCAACctaagtatttattaattttaaaaaaactttgtatATGGACataatgcaatattattcagccataaaatagaATTGAAATCCATGATTTTCAGCAGAATGGACAGAAttggaatacattatttttagtgAAGTAAGTAACATACAGAAAGATGAGTACTAAAtgttctcacttttttttaagatatatttatttattttaaaatcagagttacagagagagagagagacagagacagagaaagttaggtcttccatctgatggttcacaccctagttggccacaatggccacagctgctccaatccaaagtcaggagccgggagcttcttctgggtcttcacatgggtgcagggtcccaatgacttgggccattttccactgctttcccaggccatatcagagagctggatcagaagaggagcagccggaactagaatcggcagccatatgggataccagcacatcaggccagggcgttaacctgctgcgccacagtgccggtcccctaAATGTCCTCACTTTTATATGGAAGCTAAAGCATTGATCTTAAAGCAGAGCCTGAGAAGCATgtagcagagagagatggaaaaaagATGTTGATTGGTACAGAGGTGCAACTGCTTATGAGAAATAACTTATAATGTCCTATAACAATTATGAATATTTCAAGTTAGTGAAGATGATTCTGAATATACTCAACACAAAGAGATAATAAGTGTCTGAGTTGGTAGACATGCTAGTTACCCTTAGTGGATCATTAATATTGCCAATGCGTATTACATATCATACTATTCCCAATAACCCTATATAATTACTCTCCATGTGTcagtcaaaataaaatatatttttgtttaaatttatttataaatttattttaagatttaataattttaacattttaccatattcacttcatatggttatattatatgcatacatatatacattgttTTTGCTTGAAAATGGGaatattaatattacataatgTGGGATTCATGTTAGTGATCACAATGTAAAGAAAAGAGGGGCATTGTTATGTATATGATACAATCCAGTGGAGTAAATCTTATATGAATGTACATAGTAAAACTAATATTCACATAGCTTTTACTCTTTATATTAAtgtccacatatgagagaaaatgtgatattaatcttcctgtgtctgccttatttcatgtaacataatgatctccagttgcattcattttgttgcaaatgtcagaatttcattctttttcatgtctcAGTAATAgtccatcatatatatacacacacataaatattacattttcttcaCACAGTAATCAGTTAATGACATCCATGCTTATTCCATATATCTGTTAAGCACTGGGATgctatgaacatgggagtgcaggtattgCTTTCCTTGTTGACTTTGTTACTGCAGGATATATTCCTAGAGGAGGGACGGCTGAGTCATGTTGTAGATACATTTTCAgtctttgaggaatctccatactgctttccataaaGGTTGTACTAATTATTGAAGAAGGGCTTATTCTTCTCACATATGTAAGGAAAAGATCTTGAACAATCAGCATTATTAATGTATTGTGGCTTCAGGCATCCACATTTTTCATCCACATTATTTGACTGATGGAAATTCCTATGtcagagaatatatttattttagaatatcaTTCTTTGGGCAAAATACATTGTCACaacttaaaaatgtgtgtgtgtgtgtctgtgtgtgtgtgtgattattaaGTGAACACAAAATCCCTCTGACAGATGTACAGGTGCAAATCAGCAGGTGTAAGACTTTCTAAGGTACAGTTCATGCTGGTGAATGACTGGAGATGAGGACAAAGTGGAAAGCACACAGTGGACAGGATTTAGATGGGCACATTCCGGAAATTCTTCTGAGATTTGTGAAACTCACAGGAGTTACTAAATAAGGTAAGGTTATTATGATGCATCATAATTAGATACAGTGACAGCTCCAGTGTCCTGTGACTCAGATTGATGGGCAGGTAGCAGGAGGCCACAGCACCTTCCCCACCTTCAGCACTAAGAGGAGCTGGTTGGCATTTCACACACAAGGTGACCTTACTCCCTCTGAGCTCCTGTCTTGTCAACCAAACAGAGCATTAGTATTTTGTGAAGCTGAACAAATATTCAACATGGATTCTAATTTATAGGATGATACTGTGATATATGGAAGAAAGTATGGAATTTGAATTTTCCACCAGATACATGAGTCCAGTAATCGTAATTTCAAGTCACAAAATTATTATTGGCAAGAAGTCACCAACCATTTAACTTCGGCATATTGCTTTAGTTGTGCCCTTTTTAGGTAGCCCACTGCTCTTTCCTGGTTTCCTCCTTTCTATCTCACTATTTTTCATAGAAACCTTTTGTAATCATCCTCATCACCACAACATCTTAAATGTTTGGGTGAACCAGCGATCAGGTCCTGGATATCTCAACAATCAAAGCCCTCACaacaggggctggccttgtggcacagtgaatgaagctgctgcttgagatgccaacaAACCATATGAGCTCTTGTTCAAttcatggctgctccacatccaattcaACTCCTATCAATGTGCTGGGAAACCAACAGAACATAGCACAAGTCCTGGGAcacccgccacccacatgggacacctggaagaagctcctgactcctatctttggcctggcccatccctggctgttgtggctatttggggagtcaaccaggagatggaggatcactctctctctctctaactttgacgtTCAAATGATATAAAGCATAAAAAGGCACTCAGAATATCATCTCGTAGTGTTAACACCCCTGCATACACTGACACACACTAAGTACACATCAGCAGCACAAAACTTTTACATGAACTTCATAATCATGTGCCAACATGTCTATGTGACATGCCCACAGAAATCAAAATCTATGATGGATATATCAAACTTGTAACTAAAACTAATACCTAATGTTCCTTATAACAGTTAATGAGAGCTCTAGTCTTTGATTGCTGGATTAAAACATGGCACCAActctgatttctctttctctcacacatttTCACAGTAGGTCTGGCATCTGGGCCCATTTCCCCAGCACCCTCCCTAACTGTCCTGACCAAACCACCACCATTTCTCACTTGGTTGACGACAACTGACTTTCAGTGTGACTCCCTTAATTGTAATCTGTATCGCCCATTCACCACCTAAGGACCACACAGTGTCCAGGGGACTCTAAAATAGGAAGCTTGTTCTTGTCATCCCCCAGCTCAAAATCCCCCAAAAGTGAATCACCACACTCATGAAGAAGCCAAAGTCTTGCTGTGGTTTTTCATTCCTAAAAGGTCTCATCCATGTCATCTCTCTGACCTACTTCTCCTTCCTTACTCAGATTCCTCCCGCATCACAGATCCTCCTGCTGTTTTCATGAGCAAACCAAATGCGTTCTCCTCTCTCTAGACCAGTAGGTCTTCTTCCCAGGATGCTACCCTATCAGAGAGCTCCCCTAGCTTTCTCATTCACCTTCTTTAAATCATTATACCAACACCATTATCTCATTGAGATCACCCGTGTCTCCCCTattgaaaacataaaatctgttccTTCCACTCCCCACACACAAATTGTACTCCCTGACCCAGCAGGGACTGAATAGTGCTCCAAGGCACTCAGGATCCTCTACTACACTATGTGATTTCCTCAATCATTTAGTTCCACCCCTAACTCCCTAGTGCCATTGTCACAGATTTATTTGCTCATTATGGATAAATCTATGTTATTTTACTATTATGAGTTAACAATAATTTTGTGAACATCTGAAATTCAATAGCATGAAAAATATTAATCTGCAGATTAGATTTAagattttaatggtttatttggAAATGAATCTACTTCAGCCTTTACAGAGAGCAGGTATACAGCTACAAATTGCATTTAAAGGGAGAACTAGGTAGAGAAACAAGTTTTCATCCCTCTCTTCCAACCTCACCTGCCAATACAGCATATGTCACATAAAAGAACAATGTTAATTTACTGCATTTTGAAGGATTCTCCATTAagtcaatggaaaaaataattccttttgGGGCTGCTTATTTAGGGCTCTGAGATTTTCATTTGTCATCTCAGTTGTCATCTGAGATGTGAGATCACATCGAATtaaggacatttttatttttttttaaagattttatttattaattttagaggtagaggtacagacagtgagagggagagagaaaggtcctccacctgctgttcactccacggagctgtgcggatcggaagccaggagccaggtacctcctccatGTCTCTCACAGGGGTACAGGTACCCAAgaattgggtcatcctctactgccctcccaggccacagcagagagctggattggaagaggggcagccggtaatagaactggcaccccatatgggaggccggcgcctaacacagaggattaaactacagcgccatggcaccagccccaaggtcaTTTTTAAAGTCTAGAAAAAAAATAGCTGAATGCATAGAATGTAAAATGCAAACTTACAGATGCAGAGCAAGTTTCGTGCTGTCCTGCCACATCCACTcatttttgtctccttttttatataatccaatccagtaacTGTATTTGATTTGTGATTGAATGAATTTCTGTGCACAAATTAGAATTACTAGTATTAATCATTACATCAATAAAAACTTTTTATCTACAAAGGATTGTACAAAATACCAATTGTTTCACTTAAGACAATCCTAGCTCATCTACTGTACAGAGAATCAATGGAAgtgaaagacctaaatgaaagtctGAATCTCTAAACTCCTTGAGTTTCTCCTTGTGTAAATATGGGAATGACATTATTTATTGGAAGTTTTCATGCACTGAAATAATGCATGCAAGGACCTGACACACTGTAAACCTAACAGGAGTGTatgtttttgtaattatttcagttatattttattcattttaaatgttttccttggGTACTCACATGTTAAgcaaaaaattgattttatttcctaaatgcaatttactctctccatttctctattaACTCTTGTTTTCTGTCCCAGATACACAAtccattatttttctactttagttaacttctataaaaagaaaattttaatggtGTCTCTTTTTACActaggaaaggtagagagatattgtagaagaagttttaaaatatgctttattaTTCTAAGCCTCTAAAGAATCACTAAAATTAAGTGCCAACTAATTCACTCATTCAGGTATTTTTCTTATGTTTCATTAATCGTGAAGACACAAATAGTAAGGACTCAGTATAATTCCATGGCACATACAGCAAGCCACCTCTGCTGCTCTAGAAAGAAATTATTTAGGTCCCTTAAAGCATGTCTTCTCCTCTACAAATACAAGTGTTTCCACCCTGCAGTCAAATAAGACTCAAGGAAAGCCTACACAGGCAGCCTAACTCAGTCTTCGCAAGCTTCTCATAAAAGTTAATTAAGTGAACATACCAGTTCCTGGATGTCATCAATCTTCACAAGGCTAGAACCCATGTTCCGGCATAAATTCCTGCTCTCCTCCCACGTTAcctcttctttagaaaaatagtaCCAGTTTCTTGTCCAGCAAAAGGGTCTTCCTTGCAAGAAGCCACAGCCTCGTTCTTCAAAACAAAAGGCAAACCCCATCCCAAGACACCAGGCCATTTAGAAAATAAGAttttaggtatttaattttttcttcagaaGGAATTAGCATAAAAGAAGAGTTTTCCTGTACCCAAACATCTTTTCAAACTCGAATGCTTAgttaactataattttaaaaatagatttaatgagGAGAGTAAAGTTAAAACCTAAAACTCCTCATAAGATCCagtataaactttttaaagtttatatattgAAATGGACAGAAGGCAGTAAGTCTATGAAAATAACCTGTCAGCTATTAACCTAAAGATTGAGTACAAACCTCTACCGGACGGCACCACTGAATGGTCTTCCAGCTGTACTGAGGAagtattct
The DNA window shown above is from Oryctolagus cuniculus chromosome 9, mOryCun1.1, whole genome shotgun sequence and carries:
- the LOC138843651 gene encoding killer cell lectin-like receptor 6 → MTEEKVTYSELKLSHAKKKEGKRHLAHKKRGFAFCFEERGCGFLQGRPFCWTRNWYYFSKEEVTWEESRNLCRNMGSSLVKIDDIQELKFIQSQIKYSYWIGLYKKGDKNEWMWQDSTKLALHL